Proteins encoded by one window of Kribbella flavida DSM 17836:
- a CDS encoding zinc-binding dehydrogenase, whose amino-acid sequence MRAAVVTRFGGPEVIEIQDLPAPAPGAGEALIDVELTDLIFVETAIREGAHGGFFDVTPPYVPGNSFGGVVRAVGEGVGADWIGKTVVGRTASFGAHAEQVVAPAENLQELPAGLALETAVAVAGDGITALMLEELVPALAGRKVLVTAAAGGMGVLLVQLAHRAGAQVIGAARGRAKLDLVKAQGADVVVDYAEPGWDKQVLEATDGHGPDVVFEGAGGALGATAFEIVADGGWFSAHGAASGGFAPYDEAEAERRGITVKGIVDLRADTTSTTVTTAQVLDRAARGDVAPVIDRVFPLDQLADAHRAMTGRQLVGKALIRIQ is encoded by the coding sequence ATGCGTGCAGCAGTAGTGACCCGCTTCGGCGGCCCCGAGGTCATCGAGATCCAGGACCTGCCGGCCCCCGCGCCCGGTGCAGGGGAGGCGCTGATCGACGTCGAGCTGACCGATCTGATCTTCGTCGAGACCGCGATCCGTGAGGGCGCGCACGGCGGCTTCTTCGACGTCACCCCGCCGTACGTGCCCGGCAACTCCTTCGGCGGCGTCGTGCGTGCCGTGGGCGAGGGAGTCGGTGCGGACTGGATCGGCAAGACCGTCGTCGGCCGGACAGCATCCTTCGGTGCCCACGCCGAGCAGGTTGTCGCGCCGGCCGAAAACCTGCAAGAACTGCCCGCCGGGCTCGCGCTGGAGACGGCCGTCGCTGTGGCGGGCGACGGAATCACCGCGCTCATGCTGGAGGAGCTCGTCCCCGCCCTGGCCGGCCGCAAGGTGCTGGTGACCGCGGCAGCCGGCGGGATGGGCGTCTTGCTGGTCCAGCTCGCTCACCGGGCCGGCGCGCAGGTCATCGGCGCCGCCCGCGGCCGCGCCAAGCTCGACCTGGTGAAGGCTCAGGGCGCCGACGTGGTGGTCGACTACGCCGAGCCGGGCTGGGACAAGCAGGTGCTGGAAGCAACCGACGGGCACGGACCCGACGTCGTGTTCGAGGGGGCCGGGGGAGCGCTCGGCGCAACGGCGTTCGAGATCGTCGCCGACGGCGGCTGGTTCTCCGCGCACGGAGCGGCGAGTGGCGGGTTCGCGCCCTACGACGAGGCGGAGGCTGAGCGGCGTGGCATCACCGTCAAGGGCATCGTGGACCTCCGCGCCGACACCACCTCGACGACCGTCACCACCGCCCAGGTCCTCGACCGGGCAGCACGCGGCGACGTGGCCCCGGTGATCGACCGGGTGTTCCCGCTCGATCAGCTGGCCGACGCGCACCGCGCGATGACCGGCCGCCAACTGGTGGGCAAGGCGCTGATCCGGATCCAGTGA
- a CDS encoding SWIM zinc finger family protein, with protein sequence MPDVPDRTPWRGWRGSGENAGLPAAKGAGSRRPFGATWWGKAWLEALEQRARLDPNRLGRGRSYARRGSVLELTVDPGVVRAEVQGSRVTPYGVTVKIRAFSDAEWDAVLDVVSAQIGRVAALLDGELPPELVEDVQAAGLELLPTAGEVRTACNCPDFAVPCKHSAAVCYLIADELDEDPFALMLLRGRRRDELLAALRSRRTSVSGEPLKVRTRPVGVLARQAFAAELSGEEAVGRSHDVPVPPRPGAQAGVPAAVLALAPPRASGVEGQDLVALATDAARRAWELAVGDGNGGLRLTFEQDLARRAASMLGTSALADLAHRAGVSSRQLTSWAVAWREAGAAGLAVATETSPAADGVGEDQPGATGTVSAEQMAEGIAALSQLAGGRRVVVDGNRVSLERQQLRLGQDGLWYLFTEHFGDWTLAGPPAADPAELLNR encoded by the coding sequence GTGCCGGACGTCCCCGACCGTACGCCGTGGCGAGGGTGGCGGGGATCCGGAGAGAACGCGGGGTTGCCCGCGGCCAAGGGTGCCGGCAGCCGGCGGCCGTTCGGGGCGACCTGGTGGGGCAAGGCCTGGCTGGAGGCGTTGGAGCAGCGGGCGCGGCTGGACCCGAATCGGTTAGGACGCGGCCGATCGTACGCGCGGCGCGGCAGCGTGCTGGAGCTGACGGTGGACCCGGGGGTGGTCCGGGCGGAGGTGCAGGGCAGCCGCGTCACGCCGTACGGGGTGACGGTGAAGATCCGGGCGTTCTCGGACGCCGAGTGGGACGCCGTGCTCGACGTGGTGTCGGCGCAGATCGGGCGGGTGGCGGCGCTGCTGGACGGGGAGTTGCCGCCGGAACTGGTCGAGGACGTGCAGGCGGCGGGGTTGGAGCTGCTGCCGACGGCCGGTGAGGTGCGGACCGCCTGCAACTGCCCGGACTTCGCGGTGCCGTGCAAGCACTCGGCGGCGGTGTGCTACCTGATCGCGGACGAGCTGGACGAGGATCCGTTCGCGTTGATGTTGCTGCGTGGCCGGCGGAGGGACGAGTTGCTGGCGGCTCTGCGGTCCCGGCGGACGTCGGTGTCCGGGGAGCCGTTGAAGGTGCGGACGCGGCCGGTCGGCGTACTGGCTCGGCAGGCGTTTGCCGCTGAGCTGTCCGGCGAAGAAGCGGTGGGCCGTTCGCACGACGTGCCGGTGCCGCCTCGCCCGGGAGCTCAGGCTGGGGTGCCGGCGGCGGTGCTGGCGTTGGCGCCGCCGCGGGCGTCGGGGGTCGAAGGGCAGGACCTGGTGGCGTTGGCGACGGACGCGGCGCGACGGGCGTGGGAGCTGGCGGTCGGCGACGGGAACGGTGGGCTGCGGCTGACGTTCGAGCAGGATTTGGCGCGGCGGGCGGCGAGCATGCTGGGCACGTCGGCGTTGGCGGATCTGGCGCATCGAGCGGGGGTGTCGTCACGGCAGCTGACCAGTTGGGCGGTCGCCTGGCGGGAGGCCGGTGCGGCAGGGCTCGCGGTGGCGACCGAGACCTCCCCGGCAGCTGACGGCGTCGGCGAGGACCAGCCGGGTGCCACCGGCACGGTTTCCGCCGAGCAGATGGCTGAAGGGATCGCCGCCTTGAGCCAGCTCGCCGGCGGGCGGCGGGTGGTCGTCGACGGGAATCGGGTGTCGCTGGAGCGGCAGCAGCTGCGGTTGGGGCAGGACGGGCTCTGGTACCTGTTCACTGAGCACTTCGGCGACTGGACGCTCGCGGGACCGCCCGCGGCCGATCCCGCCGAGCTCCTGAACCGCTGA
- a CDS encoding iron chaperone gives MAESEFANVDDYLATQPAEVREVLENVRQVLHDAVPGAGETISYNMPTLTLDDKPLLYFSGWKQHISLYPIPPVDEDLAAAITPYIAGKGTLKFPLQEPIPYDLVARIAGAFVAGRGK, from the coding sequence GTGGCGGAGAGCGAGTTCGCGAACGTCGACGACTACCTGGCGACGCAGCCCGCGGAGGTCCGCGAGGTGCTGGAGAACGTCCGGCAGGTGCTGCACGACGCCGTCCCGGGTGCGGGGGAGACGATCAGCTACAACATGCCCACGCTCACCCTGGACGACAAGCCGCTGCTGTACTTCAGCGGGTGGAAGCAGCACATCTCGCTCTACCCGATCCCGCCGGTCGACGAGGATCTCGCCGCCGCGATCACGCCGTACATCGCAGGCAAGGGCACGCTGAAGTTCCCGCTGCAGGAGCCCATCCCGTACGACCTGGTCGCCAGGATCGCCGGAGCCTTCGTCGCCGGCCGGGGGAAGTAG
- a CDS encoding sensor domain-containing diguanylate cyclase, translated as MMILIGRSSWVPPRQWKLWSLPPAALGYVIAVDLVAVLITVLAARSSLLGGPISDAEWTAFAVLAVASTLHLESARGIERRRELAANTSPHTNLKCLWVFASLLLLPLSLVIPLVVLAYVYSWFRVYGRKIAHRKVFSTATYILASAAAAAVLRAGGLVSEPRLPTDFWSLLVVLAAGATWWLVNYALVIGAILLSSPDATARDALGELSHQLVICAGLGLGIAIAAVQSSYPWVVPVLMVTVLALHRDLLLPQYQRAAGVDVKTGLATPSYWANAVPAELARAESLRSSVGLLMLDLDKFKEINDTYGHPAGDRALKAVGESVRAEVRQGDLVARVGGDELAVLLPGASESEVLEIAERIRDRLSTLAVSVDTAANRTAVISGVPASFGAAVYPDVAGTMDQLVLAADNALLTAKRGGRNQIVSARPNPPLDRADHQVGDH; from the coding sequence ATGATGATTCTGATCGGTCGGAGCAGTTGGGTGCCACCCCGGCAATGGAAGCTCTGGTCGCTGCCGCCCGCGGCGTTGGGATATGTGATCGCGGTCGACCTGGTCGCGGTCCTGATCACCGTGCTCGCGGCCCGGTCGTCGCTGCTCGGCGGACCGATCAGCGACGCCGAGTGGACCGCCTTCGCGGTGCTCGCCGTCGCCTCGACGCTGCACCTCGAATCCGCGCGCGGCATCGAGCGGCGCCGGGAACTGGCCGCCAACACCTCCCCGCACACGAACCTCAAGTGCCTCTGGGTCTTCGCCAGCCTGCTGCTGCTGCCGCTGTCGCTGGTGATCCCGCTGGTCGTCCTGGCGTACGTGTACTCGTGGTTCCGGGTCTACGGCCGCAAGATCGCGCACCGCAAGGTCTTCTCCACCGCGACCTACATCCTCGCCAGCGCCGCGGCCGCGGCCGTCCTGCGCGCCGGTGGACTGGTGTCGGAGCCGCGGCTGCCCACCGACTTCTGGTCGCTGCTGGTCGTGCTGGCCGCCGGTGCGACCTGGTGGCTGGTCAACTACGCGCTGGTGATCGGCGCGATCCTGCTGTCCTCCCCGGATGCCACCGCCCGCGACGCGCTCGGTGAGCTGTCGCACCAGCTGGTCATCTGCGCGGGACTGGGCCTGGGTATCGCCATCGCCGCGGTCCAGTCGTCGTACCCGTGGGTGGTTCCGGTCCTGATGGTGACCGTGCTCGCGCTGCACCGCGACCTGCTGCTGCCGCAGTACCAGCGGGCGGCGGGCGTCGACGTGAAGACCGGGCTGGCCACACCGTCGTACTGGGCCAACGCCGTACCGGCCGAGCTGGCGCGGGCGGAGTCCCTGCGCAGCAGCGTCGGGCTGCTGATGCTCGACCTGGACAAGTTCAAGGAGATCAACGACACCTACGGGCACCCAGCCGGTGACCGGGCACTGAAGGCCGTCGGTGAGAGCGTGCGCGCCGAGGTGCGCCAGGGTGACCTGGTTGCTCGCGTTGGTGGCGACGAACTGGCCGTGCTGCTGCCCGGTGCGTCCGAGAGCGAGGTGCTCGAGATCGCCGAGCGCATCCGTGACCGTCTCAGCACGCTGGCCGTGTCCGTCGACACCGCCGCCAACCGCACTGCCGTCATCAGCGGCGTACCGGCCTCGTTCGGTGCGGCTGTCTACCCGGATGTCGCCGGCACGATGGACCAGCTGGTGCTGGCCGCCGACAACGCGCTGCTGACCGCGAAGCGCGGTGGACGTAACCAGATCGTCTCCGCACGGCCCAACCCGCCGCTGGACCGTGCCGACCACCAGGTCGGCGACCACTGA
- a CDS encoding GDSL-type esterase/lipase family protein — protein MAFVPGEVVAPGDPRILLEGQWGHEPGLAITVNSGSRLSFGFSGTGVQLLFDTDGLTVAPQLWVSVDQAEPTLHLIEQPVLELTVPDGRHTVDLVVKDVNEFVNRWNPPFACAVIFAGLVLDATTRLRLGAQPGGPRFEFYGDSITQGVRALSADPESAGADGAKSFAYLTARAFGATAYQVGFGRQGVLRTGNGEVPAGTDSFGWNFAGSRALRIAAPDLVVLNLGVNDETLTADQYAGYLRTVRAAYPGSTIVALSPFSGKFAGEIAAGVKAVEDPAVHYVPTDGWITEADCTDGLHPSVSGHAKIADQLVPVLQRLTGLSPR, from the coding sequence GTGGCGTTCGTGCCAGGCGAGGTGGTCGCACCGGGGGATCCGCGGATCCTGCTGGAAGGGCAGTGGGGGCACGAGCCCGGGCTCGCGATCACGGTGAACTCCGGCTCCCGGCTGTCGTTCGGCTTCAGCGGGACCGGCGTCCAGTTGCTGTTCGACACCGACGGCCTGACCGTCGCCCCGCAGCTCTGGGTGTCCGTCGACCAGGCCGAGCCGACGCTGCACCTGATCGAGCAGCCGGTGCTCGAGCTGACGGTTCCCGACGGCCGGCACACGGTCGACCTCGTCGTGAAGGACGTCAACGAGTTCGTCAACCGCTGGAACCCGCCGTTCGCCTGCGCGGTGATCTTCGCCGGGCTGGTGCTCGACGCGACCACCCGGCTGCGGCTGGGGGCTCAGCCAGGCGGTCCGCGGTTCGAGTTCTACGGCGACTCGATCACCCAGGGCGTCCGCGCGCTGAGCGCAGACCCGGAGTCGGCCGGTGCCGACGGGGCGAAGTCGTTCGCGTACCTGACCGCCCGCGCGTTCGGCGCCACGGCGTACCAGGTGGGCTTCGGCCGTCAGGGCGTACTGCGCACCGGCAACGGCGAGGTGCCGGCGGGGACCGATTCCTTCGGCTGGAACTTCGCCGGCTCACGCGCGCTCCGCATCGCCGCCCCCGACCTGGTCGTGCTGAACCTCGGCGTGAACGACGAGACGCTGACAGCCGACCAGTACGCCGGCTACCTGCGGACCGTGCGCGCGGCGTACCCCGGCAGCACGATCGTGGCCCTGAGCCCGTTCAGCGGGAAGTTCGCCGGCGAGATCGCGGCCGGGGTGAAGGCCGTGGAGGACCCGGCTGTCCACTACGTGCCCACCGACGGCTGGATCACCGAGGCCGACTGCACCGACGGCCTGCACCCTTCGGTCTCCGGGCACGCCAAGATCGCGGACCAGTTGGTCCCGGTCCTGCAGCGGCTCACCGGCTTGTCCCCGCGCTGA
- a CDS encoding DEAD/DEAH box helicase has translation MVEVVFLPADPPRAGRLALYGEGPATSLGVDGRVELVQPRGERVRRVLVPARLLSITEAVEYLTRADDEYGVPRSPQEQGAGQSVSRRAWVAAAWAGLGLVGRGRVVPEVSPTGFGAWRVAPLDPGDRGWLKKLADAMPPYGHAVAVEGSRPLRLVVPEDLVRAFWDALADTLVRTPAAGVAVRAGAAAFAELEPTKPTGPTDWLSETARAEEAGARLVLRIEPPPDELTQHTQDAEHTQGAAHPRTAPAAESDERADAEGPPAEFRAVLQLRSGVDPSLLVDVADVWSAPPAVLAALGERAETDLLLALRRGARVWPPLGTALADAAPAEIPVDDAALDELAADSTALDGAGIEVLWPAELFAGELAIRGSVQATPTPGAVTGPDFSLHDLLAFKWRPTLDGSELTEQEISALAEAKRPMIRMRGRWVRIDQDLVRKLRRGGTRRLTGSEALAAALTGSIEVDGELVPFDAGGSLQTMLDRLRTAEDPEPFVEPAGLRATLRDYQRRGVAWMAQLAELGLGGCLADDMGLGKTIQVIALHLHLAGRRRGPTLVVCPSTLLGTWERELERFAPEVAVRRYHGAGRSLSDLGDDEVVLTTYGVVRQDHRVLGEIRWGLVVADEAQHAKNPLSRTARALRTLPGATRLALTGTPVENRLSELWSILDWSAPGLLGTLDRFRHDIAVPVERYHDDEATARLARVTRPFLLRRRKTDPGIAPELPRKTEHDVVVPLTAEQATLYQAVARETLAKIEQAQGIERRGLVLSLLTQLKQVCNHPAQFLHEPGPLPRRSGKLAALDELLDVILAEGESVLIFSQYVEMGRLIEAHLAARQIGALFLHGGVGVRRRQQMVEQFQAGESQVFLLSLKAGGVGLTLTKATHVVHYDRWWNPAVEDQATDRAYRIGQDRPVQVHRLVTEHTLEDRIATVIAAKRELADAVIGSGEAWLSELSDTELTELVELSTTPPKSGAASAYNPSAVGKTP, from the coding sequence GTGGTCGAGGTGGTCTTCCTTCCCGCCGACCCGCCGCGCGCGGGCCGGTTGGCGCTGTACGGCGAAGGCCCCGCGACCTCGCTGGGAGTGGACGGCCGGGTCGAGCTCGTTCAGCCGCGCGGCGAGCGGGTGCGGCGAGTGCTGGTCCCGGCGCGGCTGCTGAGCATCACGGAGGCGGTCGAGTACTTGACGCGCGCCGACGACGAGTACGGCGTGCCGCGGTCGCCCCAGGAGCAAGGCGCAGGGCAGTCGGTCAGCCGGCGAGCTTGGGTGGCGGCGGCGTGGGCCGGGCTCGGGCTGGTCGGGCGAGGGCGGGTCGTCCCGGAGGTGAGCCCGACCGGATTCGGGGCGTGGCGGGTGGCGCCGCTGGATCCGGGCGATCGCGGGTGGCTGAAGAAGCTGGCAGACGCGATGCCGCCGTACGGGCATGCGGTGGCGGTCGAGGGTTCCCGGCCGCTGCGGCTGGTCGTGCCGGAGGACCTCGTGCGGGCGTTCTGGGACGCGCTGGCCGACACCTTGGTGCGTACGCCGGCCGCTGGGGTCGCAGTACGAGCTGGTGCCGCGGCCTTCGCGGAGTTGGAGCCGACGAAGCCGACGGGGCCGACCGATTGGCTGAGTGAGACGGCGCGGGCTGAGGAGGCCGGGGCGCGCCTGGTGCTCCGCATCGAACCGCCGCCCGACGAGTTGACCCAGCACACGCAGGACGCGGAGCACACGCAGGGCGCGGCGCACCCGCGGACCGCGCCCGCTGCGGAGAGCGATGAGCGAGCGGACGCCGAGGGTCCCCCCGCCGAGTTCCGGGCTGTGCTGCAGCTGCGCAGTGGGGTGGATCCCAGCCTGCTGGTCGACGTCGCTGACGTGTGGAGTGCGCCGCCTGCTGTCCTGGCTGCGCTCGGCGAGCGAGCGGAGACCGATCTGCTGCTGGCGTTGCGGCGCGGAGCCAGGGTGTGGCCGCCGTTGGGCACTGCGCTGGCGGATGCGGCTCCGGCGGAGATCCCGGTGGATGACGCGGCGCTGGACGAGTTGGCGGCGGACAGTACGGCGCTGGACGGCGCGGGCATCGAGGTGTTGTGGCCCGCTGAGCTCTTCGCCGGTGAGCTGGCGATCCGCGGGTCCGTGCAGGCCACGCCGACACCGGGCGCGGTCACCGGGCCGGACTTCTCCCTGCACGACCTGCTGGCGTTCAAGTGGCGGCCGACGCTCGACGGGTCGGAGCTGACCGAGCAGGAGATCTCCGCGCTGGCTGAGGCGAAGCGGCCGATGATTCGGATGCGCGGACGCTGGGTCCGGATCGACCAGGACCTCGTGCGCAAGCTGCGGCGCGGCGGGACGCGCCGGCTGACCGGCTCCGAGGCGCTCGCCGCGGCACTGACCGGCAGCATCGAGGTGGATGGAGAGCTCGTCCCGTTCGACGCCGGCGGCTCCCTGCAGACCATGCTCGACCGGCTGCGGACCGCCGAGGACCCGGAGCCGTTCGTCGAGCCGGCCGGGTTGCGGGCCACCCTGCGCGACTACCAGCGACGCGGCGTCGCCTGGATGGCGCAGCTGGCCGAGCTCGGACTGGGCGGCTGCCTCGCCGACGACATGGGCCTGGGCAAGACCATCCAGGTGATCGCGCTGCACCTCCACCTCGCCGGTCGCCGCCGTGGGCCGACGCTGGTGGTTTGCCCGTCGACACTGCTCGGGACATGGGAGCGCGAGCTGGAGCGGTTCGCCCCCGAGGTCGCCGTCCGCCGGTACCACGGAGCCGGCCGGTCGCTGAGCGATCTGGGTGACGACGAGGTCGTGCTCACGACGTACGGCGTGGTTCGGCAGGACCACCGGGTGCTCGGCGAGATCCGCTGGGGCCTGGTGGTCGCGGACGAGGCGCAGCACGCGAAGAACCCGCTGTCCCGGACCGCGCGGGCCCTCCGGACGTTGCCAGGCGCAACGAGACTGGCGCTGACCGGTACGCCGGTGGAGAACCGGCTCTCCGAGCTCTGGTCGATCCTCGACTGGTCCGCGCCGGGGCTGCTCGGCACGCTCGACCGGTTCCGCCACGACATCGCCGTACCGGTCGAGCGGTACCACGACGACGAGGCGACCGCGCGGCTGGCGCGGGTCACCCGGCCGTTCCTGCTCCGCCGCCGCAAGACCGATCCGGGCATCGCGCCGGAGCTGCCGCGCAAGACCGAGCACGACGTCGTCGTACCGCTGACGGCCGAGCAGGCGACGCTCTACCAGGCGGTCGCGCGGGAGACGCTGGCCAAGATCGAGCAGGCGCAGGGGATCGAGCGGCGCGGGCTCGTACTGAGTCTGCTGACGCAGCTCAAGCAGGTCTGCAACCATCCGGCGCAGTTCCTGCACGAGCCGGGTCCGCTCCCCCGCCGGTCCGGGAAGCTGGCGGCGCTCGACGAGCTGCTCGACGTGATCCTGGCCGAAGGCGAGTCGGTGCTGATCTTCAGCCAGTACGTCGAGATGGGCCGGCTGATCGAAGCACATCTCGCGGCACGCCAGATCGGCGCACTGTTCCTGCACGGCGGGGTCGGAGTGCGCCGGCGACAGCAGATGGTGGAGCAGTTCCAGGCAGGTGAGTCCCAGGTGTTCCTGCTCTCGCTGAAGGCTGGTGGAGTCGGGCTGACGCTGACGAAGGCGACGCATGTCGTGCACTACGACCGCTGGTGGAACCCAGCGGTCGAGGACCAGGCAACGGACCGCGCGTACCGAATCGGGCAGGACCGGCCGGTGCAGGTGCACCGACTGGTGACCGAGCACACACTGGAGGATCGGATCGCGACAGTGATCGCCGCCAAGCGTGAGCTGGCCGACGCGGTGATCGGCTCCGGCGAGGCGTGGCTCAGCGAGCTGTCCGACACAGAGCTGACTGAGCTGGTCGAGCTGTCCACCACTCCACCGAAGTCAGGCGCCGCGAGCGCGTACAACCCTTCAGCTGTTGGGAAAACTCCCTGA